The following DNA comes from Ornithobacterium rhinotracheale DSM 15997.
GTTCCAGCCACTCCACCATGTCTACATCTAGGTGGTTGGTCGGCTCGTCCATGATGAGCAAAGTATGCTTGTGCTCGGCTCGGATTTCAAGTAAAAGTTTAGCCAACGCCACACGCTTCACTTCTCCTCCCGAGAGCTTTCCCATTTTTTTCTCAAGGTCGGTAATCTTTAATTGTCCCAAAATTTGCTGCATTTCGGTTTCGAGCTCCCAAGCTTTGTGATGTTCCATTTCAGCAATGGCTTGGCTTAGCTTCTCGGTATCGCCAGAATGCATGATTTTTTGGTAATTCTTTAACGCGATAATGGGCGGAATTTCCAGCTGCATCATAAAATCTTCTATCGAAAGCTCGGGATTGAATTTAATTTCTTGATCAAAAAACACAGTCTGAATATCTTTATTTATAGAAATCGTCCCTTCATCGCAAGGCTCGATGCCCATGATGATTTTTAATAATGTGGATTTTCCCGAACCATTTTTGGCTACCAAGGCAATTTTATCGCCCTCGTTGATGTAAAACGAAATGTCTTGAAATAAGATTTTTAATCCGTAAGATTTAGTAAGATTTTCAGCAGTGATGTAATTCATATTGTTTTTGAATCGATAGTTTACAAAGATATAAAATTGTTGTGGCTAAATTTTAATCTTAAATAAAAAAGCAAAGCGATTACCTCACTTTGCTTTTCATAAAAATGCTATTTTTAGATGATTTTTAAAACCAAAAAATGCTTAAAAATCGATTTTTTAGAAATTCATAAGAACGCTACCCCAAGTGAATCCACTTCCAAACGCCGTCATACACACTAAATCCCCTGGCTTGATGCGACCTTGTTCTTTGGCTTCCGAAAGTGCAATTGGAATAGATGCCGCTGTGGTGTTTCCGTATTTTTGAATATTATTAAATACCTTTTCACTTGGTAAGCCCATTTGTTTTTGCAGGAATTGGCTAATTCTCAAATTTGCTTGGTGCGGAATAAATAAATCTAGCTTTTCCAACGGAATTTGCGCTTCGGCAAACGCCTCTTTAATGGATTCTCCAAAGCGAGTAATTGCATGCTTGAACACAAAGTTTCCGTTCATGTATGGATACAAAATGTGCGCATCGACATTATGGTCTTCTTCGAGCAATAAATCTGCCCAGCCAAACTTAGTTCCAGGGAAGCCCATCATTAATTCCTCGGCGTGCTTGCCTTCAGAGTGTAAATTGGTAGAAAGGATTCCACGATTTTCGTCTTCGCTTGGGCTCACAACTACGGCTCCTGCACCATCTCCGAAGATTACAGATACATTTCTACCGCGTGTAGTCATGTCTAAACCAAATGATTGCACCTCTGCTCCTACGACCAAAATGTTTTTATATTTTCCTGCTTTGATGAATGCCTCTGCAGTAGAAAGTGCATAAACAAAGCCAGAACATTGATTTCTCACATCAAGTGCTCCTACATTTCCTATACCTAATTTATCTTGCAAAATCACACCACATCCAGGGAAATAATAGTCAGGACTTAAAGTTGCAAATATGATAAAATCGATATCTTCTTTTTGGATTTTGGCATCTTCAATCGCTCTAATCGCGGCTTCGTAGCCTAAATCTGCCGTGGTTTGTTTTCCTTCTTTTCCTACATGGTGGCGCTGCTCAATGCCAGTACGCTCAACGATCCACTCGTTGCTGGTATCCATCAATTTTTCTAAATCTGAGTTGGTAACTACTCGTTCGGGAACATAGTGCCCCACTCCTTTTATAAATGCTTTCATCGTTGTACTTAAAGAAAAAATTTAATTTTTAAATGTTTTTTCTGATTTTCAACCCTTGGACTGAAAATATTTAGTTGAGCAAAAATATAAAAAAACTTTGTAAACTGCATAACCGATTATCCCTCCAAAGAAAGCTCCTACCAAAATATCTAATGGATAATGTACTCCTATATAAATTCGGCTATAAGAAACAAATACTGCCCAAATGATTAAAAATATGCTAAGTGCTCTGAATTTCTTTTTAAATAATAGTCAATATCTGCTAACCATCTTAAAGTTAATTGCCGATTCTCACCACAGGCACAAATCTATCTTACTCATAAACAGCGGAAAAGGTAAAACCACCCTTGATTTCTTGTATTTACCTATTACCATCTCATAGTATCAGCTACGACTTTGTAATTATCTAACTTTAGTTTTTTAAAATTCACATTGAATTAACTCTACTGCTTATATATCTGAAATTTTCCATTATTTTAATAGCATCGTTGCTTTTCTTTAAATCCAAGATGTTTATATGTCTCAATAGTATATTCATATTTCTTTTCATTTCTGAATAAAAGGTAGATTTATTTAATACAAAAGATTGTAGTTCTAAATTATTATGGTAGAAATTAATTGTAAATAATCTTTCATTAAACACATTTATCTTGAAGTGAAAATTACCATCCATAAAACAAAAATCTTCATGAGTTGAACCGTTTAAAAGATTGATAATACTATCACTCCACCAAGCAAAAATAATCAACACAAAATCATCCCAATTTTTTTCTGGAAAATAAATACCGTTATCCAAATATATATACACAAGCAAATATATGTTTAGAATAAGTCCCTTCACTCACTCTAATGCTATCTTTGTCTAGAATTAGTTTAAACATTTAAAAATATCCTTTAGGTATATAGTTTTAATTATAGTTAAATTTGAACCAGCCTCTCTTTAATAGCTTTTTTCATTTATTTTTCT
Coding sequences within:
- a CDS encoding 3-oxoacyl-ACP synthase III family protein, translated to MKAFIKGVGHYVPERVVTNSDLEKLMDTSNEWIVERTGIEQRHHVGKEGKQTTADLGYEAAIRAIEDAKIQKEDIDFIIFATLSPDYYFPGCGVILQDKLGIGNVGALDVRNQCSGFVYALSTAEAFIKAGKYKNILVVGAEVQSFGLDMTTRGRNVSVIFGDGAGAVVVSPSEDENRGILSTNLHSEGKHAEELMMGFPGTKFGWADLLLEEDHNVDAHILYPYMNGNFVFKHAITRFGESIKEAFAEAQIPLEKLDLFIPHQANLRISQFLQKQMGLPSEKVFNNIQKYGNTTAASIPIALSEAKEQGRIKPGDLVCMTAFGSGFTWGSVLMNF